CAGCGATTCATGCGGGTATAGATGGTATGCCAGTTGCCGAATCGCTTGGGCAGTCCTCGCCACTTGCAGCCATGCTCGGCAACGTAAAGAATGGCATTGAGAACTTGCAGATTGGAATGGCTGACGTTGCCACGCTGACGCGGCAGGCAGTGCTCGATCTGTTGATATTGAGTTTCGGTGATTTCCATCACCAAATTATATCAAATAGCGTTAACAGGCCCTAATCAACTGGCCGCAGGAGCTTCCGAAGTTGCGATGAAAGGCGGCTCGGTAGTCGGTCAAGTGGTACAAACCATGAGCTCGATCAACGAAAGCTCGAAGAAAATTGTCGACATCATCAGTGTCATCGATGGCATCGCATTCCAAACCAATATTTTGGCGCTGAATGCGGCCGTCGAGGCAGCACGTGCCGGTGAACAAGGCCGTGGATTTGCGGTAGTAGCCACGGAAGTGCGTACGCTGGCGCAACGTTCTGCCGCAGCTGCAAAAGAGATCAAAGAACTGATCAATGACTCAGTATCCAAAGTTGATGAAGGAACACGTTTGGTAGATGAAGCGGGCGTTACGATGGATGAAATTGTCACGGCTGTTAAACGAGTCACCGACATCATGAGTGAAATTTCCGCAGCTTCTCAGGAACAAAGCTCAGGTATCGAACAAGTGAATCAAGCGGTCACCCAAATGGACGAAGCCACACAGCAAAACGCAGCCTTAGTGGAACAAGCTGCCGCTGCCGCCGAGTCCATGAAGGACCAAGCACAAGCCCTGACACATGCAGTGAGTACTTTCAAATTGGCAGGTGCTCATTCAACCTCTGCAACTGTAAAAAGAAACAATCGTCCTGCGACGATTACCAATCTGCCCAATCGCGGCCCTGCTGCGAAAAAAGCACTGGTTAATTTAAACAAGGAAGCGGCATCCGGAACAACACAAGCGCGCAAAACAGCCGCAGGCGGTGGTAATGATTGGGAAGAGTTTTAAATCGATCCTCAATCATAAGCTTCGATTGAGTCAATAAAGTTCCATGGAAATGAGAGTATTACCGGGTAAAGCAGAACGGTAGTACTCTCACCCAACCGGATATCACCACCTAGTAGCGCACCTCACATCAGTTGTCATTGCACTACACGTAACCGGCGATCCAGCCATTGTTCGATTTTCTGCAGCAATTCGGTCCGTGCCGGTTCTTGCATAAACACGTGCTGGTGATACGGCAGACCAGGTAGTTTCAAAACTTCGTTAGCGGGATTATGTTGCAGTGTCACACGGGCAAAATCTTCGCCACCCCAGGCGGGGGTAATCGGGTCCAGTTCGGAATAAATCAGGTAATACGGTATCGAGAAACCGGCCATGTTGCGGCGGAAACGAACAACTTCTTCTTCGATGCCTTTCACGTAGCGCAACAGACTGCGGCGGACGATCCAGCCGTCGGCACGCAGGCGGGCTTTCTCTTCCTCGCTATCGGTCAAGTAATCCGTCACCCAAGCTGGTGAGGTAGGCGTCGCAAAGTTGCGCAGTCCCGGCCAGGAAAACATCTCGAATAAACCATCCAGAACCGGCACCGTGACCAATGAAAGTAATTGATTGAACAGCAGCAAAGGCAGCGGCTCATCTTGCGGATGCAGAAAATGCGTTTCTGCATGAAAAGACAGCTTGATCAAGGGATTCGCCACCCAGCCGCGCCATCCCGGCGGTTCGCTCACGGCAAAAGCCGGGGCGAGAAAAACCACACCCTGCAACCGTTTGCGCAGATCGGATTCGTTTTGATGCTTAAGTAAATACGACGCGGTCACCAGTCCGCCCAGACTGTGCGCCACGATGAACACTGGCCGCTGCGGATGGCCTTGCGCATCGCACTGCGCCATGAAGGCTTGCAACGCCCGGCCCAACGTCTGCCGCAATGGTTCCAAATCGTACAAAGCCGATTGCGCCAGATAGGCATCGCTGACATCGGCCCGATCGGCTCCCTCTGCGAGCGCCCGATCCGCACGGCGTAGCACCGGATTGGAAAGGCCATGCGCATAATGATCAAAACTGGCAACAAAATAGCGTTGAGAAAAATACCGCGCCACCTCGCCATAACGCCCGATATGCTCGTTCATGCCGTGTACCAGCAACACACAGGCGCTTGCTTGACTGGATTGCGGCGGCAAAGTACGCAGAATCAACGGTCCCTCACCACCCTGCTCGATCGCAATTTCATTTCCCCAACGGGGATAGGGAGCGGTGACAAACGGCCGGTGAACACAACCGGAAAGTGCTATCAGCAGGAAAAAAAAGATCACTCCAGCTGTTAAATGATTTTTGTGAAACATTGCCACGATGCGATGATGCTCACAAAAACAGTGGAATCAAAACGCTGCCAACCGCATAAAAATCAGCCCGGGATCTCGGCTTCGACGAGCTTTGCCAGCAACGTGAGCGATTCCTGCCAGCCGAGATAGCAAGCCTCGGCCGGAATCACTGCCGGCACACCTTTTTGCACGATGTTCAACTCGGTCCCGCAGGAAACCGGTTTTAACGATACCGTGACCTGCATCTCTCCAGGCAGATCCGGATCATCGAACTTGTCCGTATAGCGGATACGCTCAAACGGCACCAGCTCCAGATACTCACCGCCAAACGAATGGCTATGCCCGCTGCTGAAGTTCGTAAAGGACATCTTGAAACAGCCGCCGGTTTTAGCCTCCATATGATGAACCTTCGCGGTGAAACCATTCGGCGGAATCCATTTAACCATCGCATCGGCATCCAGAAAAGCCCGGTAAACTCTCTCAGGTGGCGCGCGCAGCACGCGATGAAGGCGGATAGTGTTTGTGGACATGGTTATTCTCCTTTCGGTAGCGGGTTATTCTTGAAAGTTATGCAAGTAGGCAGATCTTGTTTACCGCAGCAGCAACACCGGTAGTTTCTCAATAGCCTGTCAGTAAGCGAACATCTCTTGCAATCGCTGGCACAATTCGATTTGCGTTGCTTCGTCAATAACCCCGAGTTTGCTGACCAAGCGGGTTTTATCGACAGCGCGGATCTGATCCAGCAAAATCAAACCCTGTTTTTTCTTGAAACTGCAAGCAACCCTGCAGGGAAATTCAAAACCACGGCTGGTCATCGGCGCCATGAGCATGGTAGATAAAGCAGAAAGCTCATCCGGGGAAATAACAACACAAGGTCTTGTTTTGTTGATTTCAGAGCCTTGCGTCGGGTCGAGTTGTACCAGCCAAACCTGGAACCGCGAAACTTTCGGCATTACCAGTCCAAATTGTCATCGGAAGACAATGGCGCATTCAGCCATTCTTGATCCAGCGGCTCCGTGCCGTGAGCTTTCAATGTACCTTCAATGGATTCACGCCAACCTTCCCGCGCCGCCTTCTTGGGCGTAATCAACAAACCGCCCTCCACGACTTGCAATTGCAAATCTTTACCCTCCAAATCAGCTTGTTCGATGAGTGGCTTGGGGATACGTATGCCTTGGGAATTGCCGATTTTGATGAGATGGGTCATGAGAAATGTGAATAGGTTGCGATATCCGCGCAACTATAGTGTAATTACATTGAACATACAAGCCACCATTCGGTTCATTTTTTCATTAATGGCATTCTATTTATGTTCATGCCATAATTGTCTGCATTATGGCAAAGCTAATGACACAAACCGAAGTGCAACTCGATCCTCAAGGGCGGCTGGTGATCCCAGCGCAGCTCAGGCGTTCGCTTGGATTTGAATCCGGTGACAGCCTGATCGCGCGTATGGAAGATGGTCGTTTGATTCTGGAAAAAGCTGGAACGATTAAGCAAAGACTCAAACACCGCTTTGCTCACTTACCCTCAACCACCAGTCTCGCCGAAGAACTCATCGCTGACCGGCGGGAAGAAGCAAAACGGGAAACCGGTGAATGACAATAGTTCTGGATGCCTCCGCTTTGCTGGCTTTTCTGCAGAATGAACCCGGCTGGGATCAGGTTGAAGCGGCTTTGCCGGATGCCGTCATTTCTAGCGTCAATTGGACGGAAGTGGTGCAAAAATCAATCGCGGCAAATGTCGATGTCAACGGCATGCGCGAAGATCTTGAAGCGCTGGGCTTGCGGATCACCCCATTCAGCGCCGAAGAAGCCGGGATTGCCGCGCAGCTTTGGCAAAAAACCCGCCAAGCCGGTTTGTCGTTGGGAGATCGAGCTTGTCTAAGCACCGGTATCCGGCTGGATGCACCGGTACTGACCGCCGATAAAATCTGGGCCACACTGAATTTACCTGTTGCTGTGCGTTGTATCCGTTAACCGCCCGGATCAGACCATACTCACCTGCTTCAAGTCATTGCACAGATCCATACAACATCTCCGTCTCGACGGTTTCGCTGACTCCCTCGATCCCGTAAGGCGAATGTCCAAAGGGCAATCCGCCAAATTAAAACCAGTATCAACAAATCATCCCAAACGATCATTACACACATTCGGCGAAATTATTCGTCAAATGATTGGAGCGAAACGCTTTCAGCTTCGGCCTTACGCGAGTTAGGGCTAGAACACTGTTGTGCCAGTTAAATTTATTCCCACCATGCCAAGTAATTTCCTGGGTTGAAATCAGGAGATCGGATGCCTGTTTTAACTAGAGTATTCACGATACCAATTAAGAGTCCGATCACTTCAGCTCTACGATCAGTTGAAACAAACACTTTCCATTCTTTTTCGTAATAGCAATATCCAGCATCTACCACGCAATAGATATTGACAGGAGGAAATTCGTATTCTTTTTGAGATTCCTGAATTCGAAGAAGAGCTTTTTCTTTTTCTTTTTTCAAGTTTGTCCGAAAGCCAAAAAGAACATGATGGATTGGAGGACCATTTAAGGAACGTATAGACTCCCCCTTTTTTATTGCATCCCGTACTTCTTTCAGAGTTACAGTGGATTTCACTTCGATTGCGTAATAGACACAGTCGATAGGAAAGATTCCGGTCTTTTCATCAAATAATAGAGGTGAAAATCGAGACTTGTTGTAAATAATAATATCCGTCTCGGCGGATAATTCCCCGACTCTATCAATGATTTTTCCTGTACCAGCATAAAATCCATCTGGCAATAACGGCAATATCAAATCAGTAAGGAATATTTCTCGAATTTTCCCCACCATTCCATTGTGTTTGATTGAACCAACAGAATTTGCCTCCCGAAGGCAAGAGTCAACAACATCAACTAGTCTGGAAGAGAGTATGGATTTTGGCAAGCGAGTATCAGCCTCTTAAAATGACGCAGCATAATGTATCACAAGTGAAATCTAAAACAGAATTACTCATGATATCCCTTTACTTATTGATTCATTACGCTGTCATCATTTCAGACCTGTAGATTTCCACAAATTGAATGATCTACTTTGAATTCAATATTATCTGCTCTAACAGTCAATTAACCGTAATTGCTCAAAATCCCCCACCACTCCCACTAACCCTTCCCCTCCGGCGGATGCTCGTTAATATAAGTAACAATATCCCCCACCGTGCGGAGATTCTTGACTTCATCGCCGTCGAACGTAACACCAAAAGCGTCTTCCGCGTCGAACAGCAGTTGCACGGTGTCCATTGAGTCGAGCCCGAGTTCTTCGAATTTGGATGCGGTGGTGATGGTGGATGTGTCGATGTTTTCAACTTTTGACGCGATAAATTCGATGACTTTCGCTTCGAGGTCTGCTGTATCCATGTCTGTTGGCACCTTGTGTTATAGAGTTGTAAAAACGATGCTGACGTTGTTGCCGCCGAATCCGAATGCATTGCACAGAGCGGTCTGCACTTTTTTCTCTACTGCGGTATTGGGCGTGTAGTTCAAGTCGCACTCGGGATCGGCTTCCAGCAAATTGATCGTGGGATGTATCGTGCCCGTTTGCAAGGTCATGATGGCAGCAATACTACCGATGGCTGCGGAAGCGCCGATGCTGTGGCCGATCATCGATTTGGTGGCGCTGATCGGAATTTCCGGCGCGCGTTCGCCGAACAATTGCTTGATCGCCTTGGTTTCGACCACATCGCCGATGGGTGTGGAAGTGGCGTGGGCGTTGATATAGTCCACTTGGCCGGATGTCATACCGGCATCGTCCAGTGCCGCCTGCATCGCAGCGACTTGCCCGTCGACATCCGGCGCGACGATGTGCGTCGCGTCACAGGCACAACCATAACCGGCCAGCCGGGCATAAATTTTCGCGCCGCGCTTCAGGGCGGCTTCCTCCGTTTCCAGCACCAGAATGCCCGCGCCTTCGCCCATGACAAAACCGTCGCGGCCTTTGGCAAACGGACGCGAGGCATGCGCCGGATCGGCATTAAAACCGGTGGATAGTGCAAACAATGCCTCGAAACCCGTCATCGTGAGCGGCAATACGCACGCTTCTGCGCCGCCCGTAACGACAGCGTCGGCTTTCCCCGTGCGCAATAAATCCAGCGCCATGCCAATCGCATTGGCAGCCGAGGAACACGCCGTGCTGGTCGTCAGGTTGATGCCCTTCAGTCCGTATTTGGTTGCTATCCAGGCGGCGGCTGAGTTCGCCATGATGCGCGGAACGGTAAAAGGTGGCACCGATTTGTTTTGAAATCTGCGCGCGGCGGAAGACTCGAACGTCGAAAATCCGCCCATGCCCGACCCCAGGCTGACGGCCAAGCGCCGTGGCTCATAGCCTTCCAAACCACCTGCGTCTTCCAGCGCTTGTTGTGCCGCGTGTAAAGCAAGTTGGGTAAACCGGTCAGTTTGTTCGATCTGTTTGGCGGAAAGGAATGAGGTGGGATCAAAACCGGTCACTTCACCGGCAATTTTCGAGCGCTGTTTGGCGGCATCAAAGCTTTGAATACTGACAATCCCACTGGTACCGGCTACCGCATTTTTCCAGAATTGGTCAATGCCCATGCCAATCGGTGACACAATCCCCATTCCGGTAACGACGATACGCATATAAGAAAGCTCGAATAGAGAAAATTTAGGCAGGATACGATAAAAATCAACGCAATTTTTCTGCGCTGAATATACTGAATGCCGGATAGGCTGTCAAACGTACTATTAGTGCAAAAAAAGCCGCAGCTTTCATTCTCGTAGCGCCATCCAATCGGTACCCTTAATACTTGCTGACAGGCGAGCCATCCGCCAGCTGCCCGCTTGGCTGCGGACAGTGAATCGCACGGCCCAGCACCGTTTTGAAAGCAAACACCGGCCGCCGCTGCCAGGTCAGAAAGCGCTTTCGTTTATTATCCCGATGTTCCGGTTTAACGCCGGAATCCGGAAACCGCCGCACGATATCCCGGTAAAACGCTTCACGCTGCCAGTAATTCACATGAATACCGTCCGGCCCAAACCAGTGCGCTTCCTGCTCAACTAGTAGGAATTGCCGGCGCGCGGCCATATCCATCAACCCGGCATGCACCGCCCGCGCACGGCTGAGTGTTTCATTTCGAGGCAACCGGCAGGATGGATAAAACAGATTGCGGAAAAAGGTGTAACGCCGCTCGGATAACCGTTCAATCGACGCCAGCGGCAAATTGGTCACGACGATCTGCGCGGATTGCCGCTGCAACTGTTCAACACACCGTTCCACCGAACGCAAAACCTGCTCCACCGGCAATTCATACACAATATCGTTGCCGATATCGGTTAACAATGCATAGGTGAGACGCAATTCCATCGCACTCAACTGCCGCCACAACCCGCAATCCGCAATCTCCGGCAACCCGCGCCATACGACCTGACTGAAAATACCGTACGCCCGCCCATGCCCCACCGCCGCCAAAACCTCACTCGGCCCGCCGATCTGCTGCTGCATCAGATCGATGACCAAGCGCAGCGATAACGTCAGGTTGCTGGCGCCGAGCAGGATGAGGCGGTTTGGGGGAACAAAAGGCAGTTGCAACTCCATGTGTCATTAGCTTTCGTTTGGTCGGTGAATATGTATGTCTTGCGTCATGCTTTTAAAAAATTGGATATCTTCCGTTGATGGAGTCCTGCCAAATGCTTTTTGATGCGCCATCAATGTCATTGCAAAATCAGGCCATAGTTCTTTAAGCTGGAATATAGGTGGACCAGTCTCATCAGTGGAATATACTTCTATCGCGGTCAGCATTTTATCAAAATCCTTCGGATAAACATAAAACAACGCCGCCAGCGCCACCAATTGCGCTTCGTGCCCTTTGGTTTCCTGATCGCTATCCTGTGAACTGTTCCTGCGGCTGACCAAGTAACGCAACCGGTTGAGAAATGCCTTGATGGTGCGCGGCGTCGGATCTTTCTGGGCAATCAACGGATGCCAAATTTCCAGCGCTTCGGTAAAACTCTCGGTATCCTTGATAGGCTCCGGGCCGAGCAATGCAATCTTTAATCGTTGCAGCAATGGCTTGATCCAGTTCAGCCATTCTTTGTCATCCAATTTATTCAACCGCTGCAACAACACAAAAAACAGCATGCACATGACCACCGCAAATAGAGCAAGCGCCACTCCAATCTGGAGCGGCCATTCTTGGAAATTATCTTGCGTATAGGCGGGCTTAAATAGCTCACCGTCTGATGACACTGTTTCTTTGGGTCGATCCGTAACGTCCGTTTGTTTTGTAGAAGATTCTGCTGCTGCCGCCTTGTTCTCCGCAGTCGTTGCCGGTGACTGAGGTGCCGCAGCAGCGGATTGCTTTTGTTCCTTCCGAGTTTGATCCGCTGAATCCATTCCCAGGTAAATTCCGGCAGCAATCGCCAGAATAAATAATGATCTTCGAATGAATGCCGCCGAAAACGCCAGAATTTTATCTGCGCGCGCCTCGCGCTTTTCATCGCTGATCATCCTGTCTTCCGCTTTGGATTGGCTGCTCAGACCACCCATCAGTAATGCCTTGATCTGCGCGGTTTCCGGCTTGGGTACTGGCACTACGATATGGATCAATTTATGCAAATAGCTCCGCGCAAACCCATTCTGTTGCCCGGCATTGGAATCTTTTCCGGATTGATCCGGTTGCACGTTTGCCGGATCGTTATCATGCATCTGCGCCGTCTCCTTAAAGCTCAACGTTACATTGATCAGCACATGTTTCGTCGACATGCCGATCACCATGAACAATTCTCCGGAACTGGACAAAAAATTACTGATTTCCAGTACTTTGCGAGTATGTTCCGGATCACAGCGATCCAGATCGTCGATAAACAATACCAGCCGCCTTTGTCCCAATAAACGCGTGATCGCCCTAAAATGACTCTCAAACAGCAAGCGAGTACCTACTTTTTCGGTGGCTTCACCAACAGCACCGGTTGTTCGCAAAAATCCCTGAATGAAGGACACCGGCGCCAAACCCAGCAGCGCCATGCCTTTGATGGCGAGAAATAGTAATAACGCGGATAACGCAGTCAGCCAGGAAACGAATGCATTGGGAAGCAGGACCGGCAAATCCGGGCTCAGGTATTCCATCGCCCATTGAAGCGTTTTTTCATCATCGAGCGACAGCGTCGTGCCCCAACCTCGCTCCACGGTTTTGAGCAGCACATTGGGCGAAGCAAAACAAGCCTGTTTCGTTTCAGACACGGGTATGCTGGTCAAACAATTCAGTTCATCGCGGCGGATGCGTTCATGGTTATGCAATTCGTGCAGCACTTCGCATTCTCTTTCACTGAAAATATCCTTGGTGGTACTCGGTGGATTGACATAAACCACCGCCGTTAATGGCTTATGCCGTGGTACTACAACACGTTTAATAGCTTCATCACCGTATTTTTCCTGAACAACCTGTTCACGGCCATCGTGCAGGCTAGCCCACTCGGGACACAGCTGGCGGAAACCTTTTTCACCCAGCATGACCGGCTGTTCGATCTTAAGGGTATACAACGCATAGCGCCAAGACTCGTTCCATTTTCCGGTTTGCGAAAGCCAGGCCCCCATGAATGCCAGACTGGCAAATAGCATTATCAAAAGCGCTTTCCACAACCAGTGCCGCCGCCACAATAAACGCAAGCGGAACCATAAACCGGACAGCCGCCACCAGGGTTTAACCGCCTGCTTGTGCACATTGGCCAGAATCGATGCAAGCACACTCGGTTCCTCGCGGTGGTGCCAGGCATTGAACCACACCGGCTTCAATCCCTTGCGCTTCAGGTTGGCGGACAGATAATTCATCACCGAGCTTTTGCCGCTGCCCCATTCGCCGGTAATCGCCAGCGTCAGCGGCGGCCGGGTATTTTCGTTGATCAGAAAATGCGTCAGGCTGTCGGCGATCAGGCGCGCACCCAGCAAATCCTGTTCGCCCGGCCCGGCTGGATTGTCGGTCACACCCCGGTTCATGGCCGTCGATGATTGCGTCTGTTCATACCGGTGATTCAACCGGGCACGCCACCAGAATGCCGCTGCGTAAATCAGCAAGGCAATCAAGGCAAACCCATAAAACCACGGGGCCGGATAAAAACGATAAACAACTGCCTGCCAGCTTTTCCCGCCATCCACTGTCTTTAGAATCGTGCCACCTTTGCCTGCCGCCCAGCCTTGCTGACCATCCGCTTGAAACGTGATGCTAACAAGCCATGCATTGGTGCCGCTGGCTTGCGCCTGCCAGCTTTTCCCGCCATCCACTGTCTTCAATATCGTGCCATCTTCGCCTGCCGCCCAACCCTGCCGCCCGTCCGCATGGAACGTGATGCTAATAAGCTCTTCTTGAGTGATGCTGCTGGTTTGCGGATCCCAGGTTTTTCCGCCATCCACTGTTTTTAGGATCGTGCCATCCAAGCCTGCCGCCCAGCCCTGCTGTCCGTTCGCATGGAACGTGATGCTAGTAAGCCATGCTCGAGTCCCGCTGGTTTGGGGCTCCCAGGTTTTCCCGCCATCCACTGTCTTCAGAATCGTGCCGCCAGAGCCTGTCACCCAGCCCTGTTGGCCGTCTGTATTGAACGTGATGCTAGTAAGCTCTTCTCGAGTTCCGCTGGTTTGGGGCTCCCAAGTTTTCCCGCCATCCGCTGTCTTCAGAATCGTGCCGCCAGAGCCTGTCGCCCAGCCCTGTTGGCCATCTGCATGGAACGTGATGCTAGTAAGCTGTGCTCGAGTTCGGCTGGTTTGGGGCTCCCAGGTTTTCCCGCCATCCACTGTCTTCAGGATCGTGCCGCCAGAGCCTGCCACCCAGCCCTGCTGTCCATTCGCATGGAACGTAATGCTAGCAAGCCATGCTCGAGTCCCGCTGGTTTGGGGCCCCCAGGTTTTCCCGCCATCCACTGTCTTCAGGATCGTGCCACTACCGCCTGCCGCCCAGCCCTGCTGCCCGCCCGCATGGAACGTAATGCTAGTAAGCCGTGCTAGAGTTCCACTGGTTTGCGGATCCCAGGTTTTTCCGCCATCCACTGTTTTTAGGATCGTGCCACCAGAGCCTGCCGCCCAGCCCTGCTGCCCGTTCGCATGGAACGTGATGCTAGTAAGCCATGCTCGAGTCCCGGTGATTTGGAGTTCCCAAGTTTTCCCGCCATTCACGGTCTTCAGGATCTTGCCATCATCGCCTGTCGCCCAGCCCTGCTGCCCACCCGCATGAAAGGTGATGCTAGTAAGCCATGCTCGAGTCCCGTTGGTTTGGAGTTCCCAAGTTTTCCCGCCATCCACCGTCTTCAGGATCTTGCCATCATCGCCTGCCGCCCAGCCCTGCTGGCCGTCTGCATGGAACGTGATGCTAGTAAGCTGTGCTCGAGTTCCGCTGGTTTGGGGCTCCCAGGTTTTCCCGCCATCCACTGTTTTTAGGATCGTGCCGCCAGAGCTTGCCACCCAGCCCTGCTGTCCGTTCACATGGAACGTGATGCTAGCAAGCCATGCTCGAGTCCCGCTGGTTTGGGTTTCCCAGGTTTTCCCGCCATCCACTGTTTTTAGGATCGTACCATCTTCGCCTGCCGCC
The DNA window shown above is from Nitrosomonas sp. Is35 and carries:
- a CDS encoding alpha/beta fold hydrolase, with protein sequence MFHKNHLTAGVIFFFLLIALSGCVHRPFVTAPYPRWGNEIAIEQGGEGPLILRTLPPQSSQASACVLLVHGMNEHIGRYGEVARYFSQRYFVASFDHYAHGLSNPVLRRADRALAEGADRADVSDAYLAQSALYDLEPLRQTLGRALQAFMAQCDAQGHPQRPVFIVAHSLGGLVTASYLLKHQNESDLRKRLQGVVFLAPAFAVSEPPGWRGWVANPLIKLSFHAETHFLHPQDEPLPLLLFNQLLSLVTVPVLDGLFEMFSWPGLRNFATPTSPAWVTDYLTDSEEEKARLRADGWIVRRSLLRYVKGIEEEVVRFRRNMAGFSIPYYLIYSELDPITPAWGGEDFARVTLQHNPANEVLKLPGLPYHQHVFMQEPARTELLQKIEQWLDRRLRVVQ
- a CDS encoding SRPBCC family protein, whose amino-acid sequence is MSTNTIRLHRVLRAPPERVYRAFLDADAMVKWIPPNGFTAKVHHMEAKTGGCFKMSFTNFSSGHSHSFGGEYLELVPFERIRYTDKFDDPDLPGEMQVTVSLKPVSCGTELNIVQKGVPAVIPAEACYLGWQESLTLLAKLVEAEIPG
- a CDS encoding type II toxin-antitoxin system PemK/MazF family toxin; the protein is MPKVSRFQVWLVQLDPTQGSEINKTRPCVVISPDELSALSTMLMAPMTSRGFEFPCRVACSFKKKQGLILLDQIRAVDKTRLVSKLGVIDEATQIELCQRLQEMFAY
- a CDS encoding AbrB/MazE/SpoVT family DNA-binding domain-containing protein; this encodes MTHLIKIGNSQGIRIPKPLIEQADLEGKDLQLQVVEGGLLITPKKAAREGWRESIEGTLKAHGTEPLDQEWLNAPLSSDDNLDW
- a CDS encoding AbrB/MazE/SpoVT family DNA-binding domain-containing protein, which gives rise to MTQTEVQLDPQGRLVIPAQLRRSLGFESGDSLIARMEDGRLILEKAGTIKQRLKHRFAHLPSTTSLAEELIADRREEAKRETGE
- a CDS encoding type II toxin-antitoxin system VapC family toxin, which translates into the protein MTIVLDASALLAFLQNEPGWDQVEAALPDAVISSVNWTEVVQKSIAANVDVNGMREDLEALGLRITPFSAEEAGIAAQLWQKTRQAGLSLGDRACLSTGIRLDAPVLTADKIWATLNLPVAVRCIR
- a CDS encoding DUF6602 domain-containing protein; the protein is MPKSILSSRLVDVVDSCLREANSVGSIKHNGMVGKIREIFLTDLILPLLPDGFYAGTGKIIDRVGELSAETDIIIYNKSRFSPLLFDEKTGIFPIDCVYYAIEVKSTVTLKEVRDAIKKGESIRSLNGPPIHHVLFGFRTNLKKEKEKALLRIQESQKEYEFPPVNIYCVVDAGYCYYEKEWKVFVSTDRRAEVIGLLIGIVNTLVKTGIRSPDFNPGNYLAWWE
- a CDS encoding acyl carrier protein; translation: MDTADLEAKVIEFIASKVENIDTSTITTASKFEELGLDSMDTVQLLFDAEDAFGVTFDGDEVKNLRTVGDIVTYINEHPPEGKG
- the fabF gene encoding beta-ketoacyl-ACP synthase II encodes the protein MRIVVTGMGIVSPIGMGIDQFWKNAVAGTSGIVSIQSFDAAKQRSKIAGEVTGFDPTSFLSAKQIEQTDRFTQLALHAAQQALEDAGGLEGYEPRRLAVSLGSGMGGFSTFESSAARRFQNKSVPPFTVPRIMANSAAAWIATKYGLKGINLTTSTACSSAANAIGMALDLLRTGKADAVVTGGAEACVLPLTMTGFEALFALSTGFNADPAHASRPFAKGRDGFVMGEGAGILVLETEEAALKRGAKIYARLAGYGCACDATHIVAPDVDGQVAAMQAALDDAGMTSGQVDYINAHATSTPIGDVVETKAIKQLFGERAPEIPISATKSMIGHSIGASAAIGSIAAIMTLQTGTIHPTINLLEADPECDLNYTPNTAVEKKVQTALCNAFGFGGNNVSIVFTTL
- a CDS encoding YCF48-related protein yields the protein MQKSEMSSSSASNDEKLGPDQSAFWWLIGLATLLLLGSALIAWQQPPNPDANRTAAPGWIDTLQYPIEQNVFKRVTVINANLGAVFALDQHVWAVGDVGLIAHSANGGKTWEPQTSGTRERLNSVTFHADGQQGWVAGSGGTILKTNDGGKSWEPQTSSTRERLNSITFHANGQQGWAAGEDGTILKTVDGGKTWETQTSGTRAWLASITFHVNGQQGWVASSGGTILKTVDGGKTWEPQTSGTRAQLTSITFHADGQQGWAAGDDGKILKTVDGGKTWELQTNGTRAWLTSITFHAGGQQGWATGDDGKILKTVNGGKTWELQITGTRAWLTSITFHANGQQGWAAGSGGTILKTVDGGKTWDPQTSGTLARLTSITFHAGGQQGWAAGGSGTILKTVDGGKTWGPQTSGTRAWLASITFHANGQQGWVAGSGGTILKTVDGGKTWEPQTSRTRAQLTSITFHADGQQGWATGSGGTILKTADGGKTWEPQTSGTREELTSITFNTDGQQGWVTGSGGTILKTVDGGKTWEPQTSGTRAWLTSITFHANGQQGWAAGLDGTILKTVDGGKTWDPQTSSITQEELISITFHADGRQGWAAGEDGTILKTVDGGKSWQAQASGTNAWLVSITFQADGQQGWAAGKGGTILKTVDGGKSWQAVVYRFYPAPWFYGFALIALLIYAAAFWWRARLNHRYEQTQSSTAMNRGVTDNPAGPGEQDLLGARLIADSLTHFLINENTRPPLTLAITGEWGSGKSSVMNYLSANLKRKGLKPVWFNAWHHREEPSVLASILANVHKQAVKPWWRLSGLWFRLRLLWRRHWLWKALLIMLFASLAFMGAWLSQTGKWNESWRYALYTLKIEQPVMLGEKGFRQLCPEWASLHDGREQVVQEKYGDEAIKRVVVPRHKPLTAVVYVNPPSTTKDIFSERECEVLHELHNHERIRRDELNCLTSIPVSETKQACFASPNVLLKTVERGWGTTLSLDDEKTLQWAMEYLSPDLPVLLPNAFVSWLTALSALLLFLAIKGMALLGLAPVSFIQGFLRTTGAVGEATEKVGTRLLFESHFRAITRLLGQRRLVLFIDDLDRCDPEHTRKVLEISNFLSSSGELFMVIGMSTKHVLINVTLSFKETAQMHDNDPANVQPDQSGKDSNAGQQNGFARSYLHKLIHIVVPVPKPETAQIKALLMGGLSSQSKAEDRMISDEKREARADKILAFSAAFIRRSLFILAIAAGIYLGMDSADQTRKEQKQSAAAAPQSPATTAENKAAAAESSTKQTDVTDRPKETVSSDGELFKPAYTQDNFQEWPLQIGVALALFAVVMCMLFFVLLQRLNKLDDKEWLNWIKPLLQRLKIALLGPEPIKDTESFTEALEIWHPLIAQKDPTPRTIKAFLNRLRYLVSRRNSSQDSDQETKGHEAQLVALAALFYVYPKDFDKMLTAIEVYSTDETGPPIFQLKELWPDFAMTLMAHQKAFGRTPSTEDIQFFKSMTQDIHIHRPNES